The following are encoded together in the Salvia hispanica cultivar TCC Black 2014 chromosome 6, UniMelb_Shisp_WGS_1.0, whole genome shotgun sequence genome:
- the LOC125193618 gene encoding protein LNK4-like: MEWYYGRGDEDVTVPEDEEGLRSWGDRWPSWVGNCSSSSEVEQLHHPIMSSQQSDDWDVHLKDLPKIQEADDIFFDSLFKVGEGSENIAQTSSWNDVMTFDFGDYVRDTTSTPHFSHQQEPEAEIRMFEQQSDQCEDTNEYISMDESALLELQHLTQQLAETTRVCFRDSLYRLAENSRYQTECSQNGKQAMYNCKPISSSGLSRSHESNSEDMKSIDRTVATLLFTTMQLCNSTSTTSDLDNKANSYWCDPCSSAPSLPGGDAEVPTFN; encoded by the exons ATGGAGTGGTACTATGGCAGAGGCGACGAAGATGTGACAGTCCCAGAAGATGAGGAGGGGCTTCGATCATGGGGCGATAGGTGGCCTTCGTGGGTTGGAAACTGCAGCTCATCGTCAGAGGTGGAGCAACTCCACCACCCCATCATGTCTAGCCAGCAGAGTGATGATTGGGATGTTCATCTCAAGGATCTTCCCAAAATTCAAGAGGCTGATGACATTTTCTT CGATTCGCTTTTCAAAGTGGGCGAGGGGTCTGAGAATATCGCACAAACCTCAAGCTGGAACGACGTGATGACCTTTGATTTTGGTGATTATGTCCGAGACACTACAAGCACACCCCATTTTTCACACCAACAG GAACCGGAGGCTGAAATACGCATGTTTGAACAACAATCTGATCAATGTGAAGATACGAATGAGTATATATCCATGGACGAATCTGCGTTACTGGAGCTACAGCATTTGACTCAGCAG ttGGCCGAGACAACCAGAGTTTGCTTTCGCGATTCTCTGTACCGCCTGGCAGAGAACTCGAGATACCAGACAGAATGCAGTCAGAATGGAAAACAAGCCATGTACAACTGCAAACCAATTTCTAGCTCTGGACTATCCAg GTCTCATGAATCCAACTCTGAGGACATGAAATCCATCGACAGAACAGTTGCTACGCTCTTGTTCACCACGATGCAGTTGTGCAATTCAACTTCAACAACGTCAGATCTCGATAACAAGGCCAACTCGTATTGGTGCGATCCATGCTCCTCAGCTCCGTCTCTGCCAGGAGGTGACGCTGAGGTCCCAACATTCAATTAG